AGCAAAAAATCTTATATGACAGTATCTGGTCAGCTTGAAGCAGAAGACTATGCCCTTGCTTTTGGTAATGTTTATACTTTTGGTCCAACTTTTAGGGCAGAAGTTTCAAACACACCAAGGCATGCTGCAGAATTTTGGATGCTAGAGCCTGAAATGGCCTTTGCAGACTACAATGTATGTATGGATACAGCTGAAGATATGATTAAATATGCAATTGACTATATCCTAGAAAATGCCAAAGATGAAATGGAATTCTTCAACCAATGGATTGACAAAGGCTTAATTGAAAGATTAACAAAACTTCGTGATTCTGAATTTGCAAGAATTACCTATACAAAGGCTATTGAATTACTAAAAGAATCTGGCGAAAAATTCGAATTCCCAGTTGAATGGGGCATGGACCTACAAACAGAACACGAAAGATACCTATCAGAAAAAATCGTAGGTGGTCCAGTATTCGTAACAGATTATCCAAAAGACATCAAGGCCTTCTACATGAAGAGAAACGACGACGGTAAGACTGTTGCTGCTTTTGATATGCTTGTGCCAGGAGTTGGAGAATTAATCGGTGGTTCTCAAAGAGAAGAAAGATATGATGAACTTGTAAAATCCATGATTGATAATGGCTTAAAACCAGAAGAATACCAAAACTACCTTGACCTAAGAAGATTTGGTACAGTTGTTCACTCTGGATACGGTCTAGGTTTTGAAAGAGCTATGATGTATGTAACAGGTATGAAAAACATCAGGGACGTGATTGCCTATCCTAGATATGTAAACGCCTTTGCAAGGGAAAATTAGGAGGAAAGATGAGGGAATATAATCCAAATGCCATTGAGAAAAAATGGCAAAAAATATGGAAAGAAGAAAAAACTTTTAAATCCGAAATAGATCCAAATAAAAAGAAATTTTACCCACTTGTAGAATTTCCTTATCCATCAGGCCAAGGACTTCACGTTGGCCACCCACGTCCATACACAGCTATAGATGTTGTGGCTCGTAAGAGAAGACTTGAGGGAGAAAATGTAATCTATACTATGGGTTGGGATGCCTTTGGCCTTCCAGCAGAAAACTATGCAATAGAAAACAAAATCCACCCAGCTATTATTACAGAAAAAAACATCGACCACTTTAGGGGCCAAATGGAATCAATTGGTTTCTCATTCGACTGGGATAGGGAAATCAATACAACAGATCCAGAATACTATAAGTGGACCCAATGGATTTTCCTACAAATGTATAAGATGGGCCTTGCCTATAAGTCTGAAACATCAGTAAACTGGTGTCCATCCTGTCTTGTAGGTCTTGCAAACGAAGAAGTTGTGGACGGCAAGTGTGAAAGATGTGGGGCAGATGTTGAGCATAAACTTAAAAACCAATGGATGCTAAAGATAACTGCCTATGCCGATAGGCTAATCGATGACCTTGAGGGAGTTGATTTTGAAGATAGGATAAAGACTAGCCAAATCAACTGGATTGGCAGAAGCCACGGCGCAGATGTTAATTTCAAAATCAAGGGCAAGGAAGAAAAGCTAACAGTTTATACAACCAGACCTGACACAATTTTTGGTGTATCTTACATGGTTGTATCTCCTGAACACCCAATCCTTGAAAAATATAAAGATGAAATTAAAAACTACGATGCAATTGTAGAATATCAACACCAAGCAAGTCTTAAATCTGACTTTGAAAGATCAGAATTAAATAAGGATAAGACAGGTGTTATGATTGATGGTTTATCTGCAATTAATCCACTAAATGAAAAAGAAATTCCAATTTGGGTTTCTGACTATGTTTTAATGGGTTATGGTACAGGTGCTATCATGGCAGTTCCTGCCCACGATGAACGTGACTTTGAATTTGCTAAGAAATTTGATATGCCAATCGTCCGTGTATATGACTCAGAAGAAGACCTTCCTGTTACAGATATTGAAAAAGGAATTTCAATTAATTCTGATTTCTTAAATGGACTTACTGCAAGCGAGGCAAAGAAAAAAGCTATTGAATATATAGAAGAAAAAGTTCTTGGCAAAGCAAAAACAAACTTCAAACTCCGTGACTGGGTATTTTCTAGACAAAGATATTGGGGTGAGCCAATTCCAATGGTTTATTGTGATGACTGCGGTTGGGTGCCAGTAGATGAAAAAGACCTACCAGTAAAATTACCTGAAATTGAGTCTTACACACCAACAGCCACAGGTGAATCTCCACTTGCAAAGATTGACGAATTTGTAAACACAACCTGTCCTCACTGCGGCAAACCTGCCAAAAGAGAGACAGATACCATGCCACAATGGGCAGGATCATCTTGGTACTACCTAAGATATGTAGATCCATATAACAAGGAAGCTCTTGCAAGCAAGGAAGCCCTTGATTATTACACACCTGTTGATTGGTATAATGGAGGAATGGAACATACCACTCTCCACTTACTCTATTCAAGATTTTGGCATAAGGTCCTATACGACATTGGAGTTGTTCCTACCAAAGAGCCTTACATGAAGAGGACAAGCCACGGCATGATCCTAGGTCCTGATGGACAAAAGATGAGTAAATCACGTGGAAATGTAATTAATCCAGATGATATCATCAGAGATTTTGGTGCAGATACACTTAGGACTTATGAAATGTTCATGGGAGACTTCTCGTCAGTTGCAAAATGGTCAGATGAGGGAGTCAAGGGCTGTAGGAAATATCTTGAAAGAGTTTATAACCTTCTAGACCTAGTGGAAGATGGAGATGATTATTCTAAAGAATTAGAAATCCTAACCAACCAAACAATTAAAAAGGTAAGCGAAGATTATGAAAACCTCAAGTTTAATACAGCTATAGCTCAATTAATGACTTTATCAAATGAGATGAGATCACTTGGAAAAATTACTAAAAAAGATTTCAAGACCTACATTACTTTATTAAATCCAGTTGCTCCTCACCTTACAGAAGAGCTTTGGGAAATGGCAGGCTTTGAAGGAAGGTTAACAGATACTACTTGGCCTACTTATGATGAAAACAAGCTTAGCCTTGATACAGTAGACCTTCCAGTTCAAGTTAATGGCAAGATGCGTGGCAAGATTACAATTTCAAAAACTGCTACCCAAATAGAAGCCCTAGCTCTTGCTAACCTAGATAAAAATGTAAATACCTATATCAAAGATAAAGAACTTAGAAAGGTAATCTATGTTCCAGGAAAGATTTTAAATATAGTTGTATAAAAAAATAAAATCCATTGACCGAGTCTGGTCTTTGGATTTTTCTTGTCCACTTTAGTGAGTTGAGCGAACGAAAGAGAGCGAAACAAAAAACCACCTGCTATGCAGGTGGAGGGATTTAGCTTTAGCTTCAAGCACCAAGAAAACCTCCTTAAAGTATAATTGTGATAGTCACATGCACAATTAAACAAGGAGGTAATCATGGATAAAAATACTTTATCACATACAAGCTGGAGATGCAAATATCATATAGTTTTTGCGCCAAAATATAGAAGACAAGTAATATATAGACAACTAAGGAAAGATATAGGAAGCATACTTCGAGAATTATGTTCAAGAAAAGGAGTAAACATAATAGAAGCAGAGTTATGCCCAGATCATGTCCATATGTTGGTAGAAATACCACCAAAATATTCAATATCACAAATAATGGGATATTTAAAAGGAAAAAGTTCGCTGATAATATTCGATAGACATGCCAACTTAAAATATAAATATGGAAACAGACATTTTTGGTGTAGAGGATACTATGTAGATACTGTAGGCAGAAATGAAAAGAAAATAAAAGAATATATACAAAATCAATTAAAAGAAGATTATTATGCTGACCAAATAAGTATAAAAGAATACCATGACCCGTTTACGGGAGAGTCAGTAAATAAAAACAAATAAAAAACTGCTTCAGCAGTAGTTGGGATAGTGGTGCATGTGATGGAATATTCGGAGCCCCAATAGGGGCGTGCCGGTATTCGCGCCTTATAGGCGCTGCACAAACTACCAGCTAAGCTGGTAGTTTTGATTTGTAAAATTTCTATCTTTACCAAATCTTCACAAAAGTATGGTATCATAATGTAGTAATTGACAGATGGGAAAGATAGATGTATGATAGCACTACATACATCATACAGCGGAGTAAATATGGAAAAGTTTGTAAAAGATCAAATTTTTAATATAATAGGGGCAATAATCTTAATCTTGGGTATTATCCTGGGTTTTGTTGGCTTCCATAAGGGATACTTTAATTCTCTTGATACTTTTAGGGAATTAATTTTGGCCAAGGGAGCCTGGGCACCTATTGTTTTTATGGGCCTACAAATAGTTCAAATAATCGTGCCGGTGATACCAGGTGGTCTTACCTGTGTTGCAGGAGTGGTGATTTTCGGAGCCTTTTGGGGATTTATTTATAACTACATATCAATATGCCTAGGATCTATACTTGTATTTTTCATTTCAAGAACCTTTGGTAGGTCTATTGTAATAAGAATATTTGGTGAAGAACTTTATGATAAGTATAAGGGAAAACTAAATGAAGATAGGTACGACAAGTTTTTTGCCCTTGCTATTTTCTTGCCAGTTGCACCAGATGATTTTTTATGCTACCTAACAGGCCTTACTGAAATGTCTGTAAAGAAATTTGTTGCAATCATTCTTCTTTGTAAACCCCTTAGCATTTTTGCTTATTCTATGGCCTGGGCCCTTGGTTTTGACTTTTTAATTAAAAAATATTTGTAGGAGAAATAATGAAATTTGAAGATTTTTTAATATTTTTATTCCCAGCCTACTTTGTAATAGTTGGCTTCATTTCAAATATGATAAAGGATAAGCCCATTGATAAAAAATACGGCTATAGGACAGAACTTTCAATGAAGTCCAAGCAAAACTGGTATTTTGCAAATTCTTTTATGGCGAAAGGTTCCTTTGCCCTTGCCTTTATCTTTATGGCCTTGGGTTTAGTCTTGAATAATTTTGCCGATATGACAAGGTATAGGAGGATTTTATTTATTATAATAGAATTTATGTCCTATATAATTTTAGGAATTACGCTTGAAAATAGGCTTAAGACAGCCCACAAAAAATAGGAGGAGATATGTTAAGACTACTTATTTATTTTTTATTCGTCCTTGGGAATATATTCTTTATTCCAAGCACCTATAGAAAGTACAAGGAGAGTAGAGATAAGCTAGATTTAGCTGAGCTAATCGGTCTTATTCTTATGCTACCCCTTCCTATAGTAATGATACTTGATAGATTTATCCACTAAAAAGCTCTCTAACTTGGAAATTTCAAGCCGGAGAGCTTTTTAAGAGAGTAATATACTTAACTTTTAACACTTTTCTATATATGATTTTAGGTAAGTGTATAAAAAGTAAAAGGCAAATGAAATTCCTATGTGGCCGATGCCAGCGATTGCTGATATGGCTGCACTTATGGCACTATTATCTAAGCTATAGATTTGATAAAAACCTCTTGCAATTAGGGTTCCTATGACTAATATCAAAGAAAAGTTATAGGTATTGAAAAATCTTTTTTCTTTTTTGTCTTCTCTTAGATCAAAACTTTTAGCAAATAAGCTTAGGATTATAAATAAAATAAAACCTAAGACAAGAGTGTGGGTGTGGGCAAGTCCTAAATTTGTAGGACCTTTAAAACCAATAATCCTTGTACATTCTCTGTAGAAAGCTCCTATAAATAAGCCAAAAAGTGCATAGATGAATGATGTCTTAAAGTATTTTTTTGTCATTTTTTTCTCCTTTCATAGCCTTATAGCCGATTAAAACTGTCCAGATATAGGCACAAGTTTTTGGCACCATAAGGGCGCCGATGGATGGTAGGCTTTGGTCAAAAAGTACAACCGGTAAATAAAAACCAAAGCTTAAGAGAATGGTAAGCCAGAGATTTTTAAAGGCAGTGTCTTTTCTCTCCATTGATTTTTGGTAAAATATTATAATTATAATTAGACCCATTATTGTAAATGGAATATTCCTATAAATCCCCCAGGCAAGTGGGGATGGGCTGGTTAAAAATTTATTTTCTGGACAAAGAACTAGTAAAATCCTTAAGACTGCTAAGACCCAGATAGTAAAGGTAAGTCCTTTTTTATTTATAATCTTATAACGCTCTCTCCAAACGTAGTAGAGGATTAGGTAGAAAATCGTCATAGTTATGGAAGTGATTAGCTTGCCAAGGCCAAGTGATCTTGTGAAAGATTCAAGACCTGTTGTATTTAGGGCTATGGCACGCGGTATCAGATGAAAGGCATCACCAAAGCCTAAAACCAGGGCCATTAGACCGAATAAATAGTATACTCTATCAAATTTTCCTTCTTTGAGCATTTTTGTGCCGAGAAATATAACAGTTCCTAGGTAAAAAATATCAAAAATTGTTTCAAATAATGCTTGCATATAAACTCCTTACTGAACATTGTTCATTTTATTGCCTTATAAATCCCGCTTCAAATAGCGGGTTAATATAAGGTCTTTTTTACAATTTTTAATAGCAAGTCTTTGTTATAATTTTTATCAACAATAAAACAAAGGCTAGTTGATAGGATAAATTCAACCAAATCATCCTTAGTAAAGTCATCGTCAAAAGCATCATTTTTGATATTGGGATCCTTATCCAGGATATAAATCAAATTTTCTCTGAGTTTTTCGATGTAGGTGGCCATTGAGTCCTTGGCCTTACCAATACTTTGCGATTTAAAACTTAGGGAGTGGATGGTAAAAAAGTTTGGATACTTTTCTATGCCAAGACTTAGGTGGGTAAAAATATCCGATAGGTATTTCAAAAAGTCATCGGCTTTTTGGTCTTGATCTTCTATTCGGAATATATCTTCCCAAACACTTTCTATAGTTGAAATCATAAGGTCATCCTTGGATGAAAAGTAGTTATAGATTGTACCTACTGCAAGGTCACATTTTTTTGCTAACTTCCTTATGCTTAGGGCATCTAAGCCTTCGCTTGCAACTAAATCTCTAGACTCTTTAAGGATTTTTTCTTTGGATATAATCATATATGACTCCTAGATGAACATTGTTCATTATCATTATAAGCTGAAATTTTTACTTGTCAAGATTTCTTTTATTTCTTAATTCATCATAGTGGGCTTTTCTTTTAGGATTTTCCTTAAACCAACCCTTAAGAACTCTTTGTTCTTGCTCAATAACTTCACCAATTGACCAAAAACAGCAACAGGCAATTACACCAGCAAAGATGCTAGGGATAAGAGATTTGATGTAAAGGGAAAGGGCAACAAAAATTATACCAAATAAAATAAAAAATTTGTTAACCTTTCTCCCAAAATAATATTCGCCCTTGATCACAAGGGGATGAAAAATTCCTATTAAAAAAAATGTCACGACGCCAATAATAATTCCTTCCATAAATCCTCCTTATATAATTATCATATACATTGAAAAATTGGTCAAATATTTAAGAAAACCCTTAAAATTAAAGAATGTAAAAGGGTTTTTACATAAAAAAACTTGAGTGTAAAGTGATATAGATAGACTAAATAAATAAAATTTTTTAATATAGACTTAGGAGGTAAGAATGAAAATCGGAGATAAATTAAAAAATGCCAGGTTAAAAAAATCCATGACCCAAGAAGAAGTTGCAGAAAAACTTTTTGTCTCCAGGCAATCAATATCAAACTGGGAAAATAACAAAACATATCCTGACATTGGAAATGTAATCGCCTTGTCAGACTTATACCAAATAAGTCTTGATGAGCTTTTAAAAGGGAGTGATAATTTTATGAAACACTTAGAAGAATCAACAAACATTGTAGAATCAAACAAAAAACTCATTTTTATTATAGTAATTGCTTTAATAGCAATGATTGTAATGGCACTTTTTACAGAATTTTTGCCAGAAAAAGTATTTTTGATTTCAATATTTAGCCTTGCAGTAATAGTAACAGGCTTAGTTTATAGCGAGATTATTAAAAGATTTTAGGAGAAAGATATGGATATAAAATTAATAATAATGATAATTAGCGGGGCAGTTTTTGTGGTTGGTGGTTTTATCCTCCAATATAATATCTACCAAATGACTCAAATTGATGCAAAAGCGAGGGGACTTAAACACCCTAGATTATTGGGTGTCTTAAATATTTCAGGCAATAATGGCAATGCATTTTTGCTAGCATATTTAATTGGTAGGAAAAAATATCCTATACAAAATATTTCTAGTAAGGATTTGGCAGATTTAGAATCCTATAAGAAAAAATCTCTCCTTGCCTTATCAATGAACCTTATAGCATCCTTGGTTTTTGTAATAGCCTTTATATACTATAAGGGGATGACATTATAAAGACTTAAAAAGCTTAGGCAATTTCTCGCCTAAGCTTTTTTCTATACATATAATTCTGCTTGCGTTGTGAACATCTCTTTATAGAGGCCGTCCTCTTTTATTAATTGGTCATGGGTCCCGTTTTCTGTGATTTTTCCAGCATCACAGACAATTATTCTATCTGCATATTTGGTAGACGATAGTCTGTGGGAGATGAAAAGGGAAGTTTGCCCTTTAGAAATTTTTAGCATATTTTCAAAGATTTCCTGTTCACTTCTCGGATCTAGGGCGCTGGTTGGTTCATCCATGATAAAAAACTTTCCTTCATGGAAGATTGAACGGGCAAGGGCGATTTTTTGACCGATGCCACCTGATGGCTCGACAGATTTATCTGAGAAAAGATAGGTAAGGAAGGTATCTTCCTTTTCTAATTGTTTACCTATCCAATCCGACAAATTTAAGATGTCAAAGGCCCTATCCATATCCCTGTATTCATCATCACTGATATCTTCCTTTAGTTTACTAGTAATATTTTCGCTAATCCTAAAAGGAAAGAGCCTAAAGTCTTGGAAGGTAGGAGATAAGATTTCATAATATTTTTTTGTTGAAATCTCAGATATATCTATATCGTTTAGGTAGATATGGCCCTCAGTGGGTTCGTAAAATTTACACAAGAGTTTTACTATTGTTGATTTGCCAGCTCCGTTTTTGCCTACAAGTGCAAGGGTTTCTCCATTTTTTATTTCAAAGGAACAATCTTTTAGGACATAATCTTCACTTGCTGGATACTTAAAGGATACATTTTCAAATCTTATCCTAATCTCATTTGTATCAATATCTGTAATTTCTCCCTTATCAAGCAGGCCTTCTTCCATTTCAAGGAAATTGAAAAATACATCAAGTTGGGAATTTACAGAAATAACCTTAGCGTAGTTTTGCTGGATGAGATTAGTTGCGTTTATAACCTGGATTAAGGAGTTGAAGTACATGGTGAAGTTTGCAAGGCTAATTGTCTTATCGATTAATTTATAGGTTAGGTAAATTAAAGTAAGTATTATTGATCCATTTGCACTTACATTCATAATCCCAGTGTAGATTCCGTTTTTGTTGAAGTAG
This genomic window from Anaerococcus murdochii contains:
- a CDS encoding ABC transporter ATP-binding protein, with protein sequence MKNIRKLFKLIDTYRPGFTLKVIITNLVLGFLPLINIFAPKLIIDELMGQKRISFCLGLGLLVIVLGFIKEVTYRWLNNYLTLTFEDMSDKLTFKIAKKSLRLPIEKSDSKEIQDMMEQAHYAVWEMYTLYDIIVLVISAVITGILSLGILVKLNPAIIILLVLLVLINKKIVTLIKENELKYQENNISDLRSYRFFANFASDLRYFKDIEIYDGQELVLEKADYYQNEMIKSSTDYFNKNGIYTGIMNVSANGSIILTLIYLTYKLIDKTISLANFTMYFNSLIQVINATNLIQQNYAKVISVNSQLDVFFNFLEMEEGLLDKGEITDIDTNEIRIRFENVSFKYPASEDYVLKDCSFEIKNGETLALVGKNGAGKSTIVKLLCKFYEPTEGHIYLNDIDISEISTKKYYEILSPTFQDFRLFPFRISENITSKLKEDISDDEYRDMDRAFDILNLSDWIGKQLEKEDTFLTYLFSDKSVEPSGGIGQKIALARSIFHEGKFFIMDEPTSALDPRSEQEIFENMLKISKGQTSLFISHRLSSTKYADRIIVCDAGKITENGTHDQLIKEDGLYKEMFTTQAELYV
- the tnpA gene encoding IS200/IS605 family transposase, yielding MDKNTLSHTSWRCKYHIVFAPKYRRQVIYRQLRKDIGSILRELCSRKGVNIIEAELCPDHVHMLVEIPPKYSISQIMGYLKGKSSLIIFDRHANLKYKYGNRHFWCRGYYVDTVGRNEKKIKEYIQNQLKEDYYADQISIKEYHDPFTGESVNKNK
- a CDS encoding helix-turn-helix domain-containing protein, with translation MKIGDKLKNARLKKSMTQEEVAEKLFVSRQSISNWENNKTYPDIGNVIALSDLYQISLDELLKGSDNFMKHLEESTNIVESNKKLIFIIVIALIAMIVMALFTEFLPEKVFLISIFSLAVIVTGLVYSEIIKRF
- a CDS encoding SdpI family protein is translated as MKFEDFLIFLFPAYFVIVGFISNMIKDKPIDKKYGYRTELSMKSKQNWYFANSFMAKGSFALAFIFMALGLVLNNFADMTRYRRILFIIIEFMSYIILGITLENRLKTAHKK
- a CDS encoding DUF2871 family protein, whose protein sequence is MTKKYFKTSFIYALFGLFIGAFYRECTRIIGFKGPTNLGLAHTHTLVLGFILFIILSLFAKSFDLREDKKEKRFFNTYNFSLILVIGTLIARGFYQIYSLDNSAISAAISAIAGIGHIGISFAFYFLYTYLKSYIEKC
- a CDS encoding DUF4491 family protein; amino-acid sequence: MEGIIIGVVTFFLIGIFHPLVIKGEYYFGRKVNKFFILFGIIFVALSLYIKSLIPSIFAGVIACCCFWSIGEVIEQEQRVLKGWFKENPKRKAHYDELRNKRNLDK
- the leuS gene encoding leucine--tRNA ligase; this encodes MREYNPNAIEKKWQKIWKEEKTFKSEIDPNKKKFYPLVEFPYPSGQGLHVGHPRPYTAIDVVARKRRLEGENVIYTMGWDAFGLPAENYAIENKIHPAIITEKNIDHFRGQMESIGFSFDWDREINTTDPEYYKWTQWIFLQMYKMGLAYKSETSVNWCPSCLVGLANEEVVDGKCERCGADVEHKLKNQWMLKITAYADRLIDDLEGVDFEDRIKTSQINWIGRSHGADVNFKIKGKEEKLTVYTTRPDTIFGVSYMVVSPEHPILEKYKDEIKNYDAIVEYQHQASLKSDFERSELNKDKTGVMIDGLSAINPLNEKEIPIWVSDYVLMGYGTGAIMAVPAHDERDFEFAKKFDMPIVRVYDSEEDLPVTDIEKGISINSDFLNGLTASEAKKKAIEYIEEKVLGKAKTNFKLRDWVFSRQRYWGEPIPMVYCDDCGWVPVDEKDLPVKLPEIESYTPTATGESPLAKIDEFVNTTCPHCGKPAKRETDTMPQWAGSSWYYLRYVDPYNKEALASKEALDYYTPVDWYNGGMEHTTLHLLYSRFWHKVLYDIGVVPTKEPYMKRTSHGMILGPDGQKMSKSRGNVINPDDIIRDFGADTLRTYEMFMGDFSSVAKWSDEGVKGCRKYLERVYNLLDLVEDGDDYSKELEILTNQTIKKVSEDYENLKFNTAIAQLMTLSNEMRSLGKITKKDFKTYITLLNPVAPHLTEELWEMAGFEGRLTDTTWPTYDENKLSLDTVDLPVQVNGKMRGKITISKTATQIEALALANLDKNVNTYIKDKELRKVIYVPGKILNIVV
- a CDS encoding TVP38/TMEM64 family protein encodes the protein MIALHTSYSGVNMEKFVKDQIFNIIGAIILILGIILGFVGFHKGYFNSLDTFRELILAKGAWAPIVFMGLQIVQIIVPVIPGGLTCVAGVVIFGAFWGFIYNYISICLGSILVFFISRTFGRSIVIRIFGEELYDKYKGKLNEDRYDKFFALAIFLPVAPDDFLCYLTGLTEMSVKKFVAIILLCKPLSIFAYSMAWALGFDFLIKKYL
- a CDS encoding TetR/AcrR family transcriptional regulator, which encodes MIISKEKILKESRDLVASEGLDALSIRKLAKKCDLAVGTIYNYFSSKDDLMISTIESVWEDIFRIEDQDQKADDFLKYLSDIFTHLSLGIEKYPNFFTIHSLSFKSQSIGKAKDSMATYIEKLRENLIYILDKDPNIKNDAFDDDFTKDDLVEFILSTSLCFIVDKNYNKDLLLKIVKKTLY
- the asnS gene encoding asparagine--tRNA ligase; amino-acid sequence: MKIRELMREADSFVDKEVKIEGWIRNSRFSKNVGFIDLNDGSTFKNIQVVVGKEIENYDELDKQHLSASLSVEGKFVATGNNKNPYEIQANKVSVLGESSEKFPIQKQRQTFEFMRTIPHLRPRTNTYRAVFRLRSILAFGLHKFFQERDFVYVNPPIITASDAEGAGEMFNVTTIDPNDPPRREDGKVDYNKDFFSKKSYMTVSGQLEAEDYALAFGNVYTFGPTFRAEVSNTPRHAAEFWMLEPEMAFADYNVCMDTAEDMIKYAIDYILENAKDEMEFFNQWIDKGLIERLTKLRDSEFARITYTKAIELLKESGEKFEFPVEWGMDLQTEHERYLSEKIVGGPVFVTDYPKDIKAFYMKRNDDGKTVAAFDMLVPGVGELIGGSQREERYDELVKSMIDNGLKPEEYQNYLDLRRFGTVVHSGYGLGFERAMMYVTGMKNIRDVIAYPRYVNAFAREN